TTTTCTATGGTGATGACATTATATTTAGACATTGAATTTGTATACACTATAGTTATACATTATACTTAGATtgcgtttatatatataatgtctaactatatataaaatgatgtatgataaataatatttgtaaaaaacaaaacaatatttttgtgaaGATACTACATAGGACCAGGCCTGTCTAGAACAAATATTTTTGATCTAGGGTTTAGTGTATAAATCGTTACAGTCCTCTTCATGTGTATAGCCACTCACAAAATCGTAATCTCATATATAATTACCTTTGTAAATATAGGAAAATAATAATGACAGCATTAAAACGTAGAcgtgttattttttttgttagtcaaTAATGAAGAAGCTTATATTATATTAgtcaaattataatttaatgatTAATGgtaatttttgtaattactcTAGTTAACAAAGGATTTTTAAATATAGGATGTGAGAGAGCTTGTGGTGCTGCCACGTAGGAAATTACAATATTGAAAATAACACATGAACTAAAGGTTAGTTCTCTAtaatgctcctcaaataatataaaagggaTATGAAAACGTGTGTTTGGTATGTCGATATATACGGGTACGACGTATTTAAttactttccttttttaatataaacaaaCCGGCCCGAACCGGAAATCTAGTGTCGATTACAAAGTTTGAGTGTGACAAAATTTCTTGTTTGTTTACTACTAGTTTCCCTTCCTTACACATACCTAGCCCGCATGGTCCGCTAACAAGCTGGTAAGGACATCTCCGGAATCGTTTCCCATTCTCACCCTGAATAGAGATAGCTCGAAAAGATGAAATTAATACGGAATTAGCTAGCTTGCAGGACCTTTAAGAGATTTCTCGATCTTAGTTCCCTTCCAATTAGAGTAGCTAGTCCCTGATGACTTCATCTAGCCTATAACCTATCCGTTCTATGAAGCTTCAATTAATTTCCTAATCATTTGAAATGATGGTTTATTTGTTATGTACAACATCTTTTACAATTCTTAAAAGGAACACCTTTAAAGTATAAGGATAGATGGGTTATGTAATTTAAACGTTTTGTCGGTGGTGCTGGTCTTGCATTTCTAATCCTTGAGCTGAAATCTCATTCATCTTCAGTTATCATATTATGCATTATAATGCATGATGccattatattatgtaataccTCTTTTTCCAATAACGTGAGGATCCTGAAACATAGCAAATTTGGATTGTAAAACTCAGAGAGCTCGTTCAACATCTTTCCGACATGATTCTTGTCTTGATGTAAGCAATTTTGGACCTTGGGAATCACATATTCTCTGGACAATTGTTGACTATTTAGGATATATACAATTagctaaataataatttatgcaATACTCTTGTCCTTGAATTGTGTAATTAGCTGCAGGAGCGGTAccttgaaaaatgaaaatacattaaaaaaattaaaacattaatatCATTGTTGATGCGTGGCATTCATAAATAAACATATCATATTATGTAACCGCTTCGAGAATGATAGTGGGTGAACCGCTATGACCTGAAAATTCCCCTACACACGCAGGTAGACAATTTTTCACTTTCACTGCATACAATCAATATTTTCTAACATTCCAAGAATCATTTCTGGCCAATATTGAGAAATTTGGAAACGTCCTATGTTGTTGCTAACCTGACATACCACTCTGAAAACACATATATTATTGAACGACAAAACCATTTTATGCATTCAATTGCTGTAGACTCCCCAATTTGGATGTATTCATCTGTCGCATCATCAGACATGCCATATGCCAAGATCCGAACATATAGCAGTTGTTACCTTTTATAAAGTTGATTATTCAAGTCTACCAGATGCATCATCATTGGTCGAAGAGTTGGGTGATCCAAATGCAAAATATGCATACAAGTGGTGCATCCATACAAGACGTTGTAAGTATAAATCAATTAATGTgtgttatttagttattttattatttatatattaatatcaatatttttgttccaaaaatataatagatggTGTAAGTAAAAAACAATATTGGTGCaagatctaaaattaaaaaggtTTAAAATTTGATCATGTGTggatattgaaattttttacaACGTTTTCAGACAATGTGAATATCGGTATTTTGGATACTGAGAGCGGCATCGACGATTTTCCAACATCacaatctcctggattttctttattttatatcaatttatgcAGTGATGATGGTAGTTTAAATTCATCACAACATCCTATTGGATAAAAGAAAGcaaaactcaaaagaaaacTTGCTGAAGGTAATAACTCATCTACGGATAATTTGGTTTAATCAAATGAACAAGtcaaataggaaaaaaactATGAGATAGTTAAGTTACACATGCAAAATCAAGCTAAAATATTAtgtctaaaataaataaagaaaaaaaatcttgttggCAAATTTAAACTTCATTGATGATGGTATCACTTGCCAGTTTATCCGATCTTATTAAGCaagaatcataaaaaaaaaactcaacaaCAACAATCTGAGACTGATCCAATTGTATGGATATTATTTTGGTGATCACGGAAATTCGAGATCAAATTTACCTGAATATTggtattgtaatatatattaatctgtGTCATATTTCCAGcttattatgtaatttttattttgatgcaAAATATTATGATTGTATTGTGAGTTTTAATTTGTGTAAAATTtcctaaatataatattattgttgtgtgaaataatatgtttatataaatagGACAAAGGTAAAAAAAGGTAAATAGTATTTTAAGGGAAGTGAATAGTATCTCCTCAGATTTGAGGGTGTACAATTTACCCAATTAAAATTTGAAGAGGTAAGAAGAGAATGTCCAAAAATTGCTTTTTcataagattttcaaaaaatcaatactattaaaagggaatgatttttaaaaaatctacctatgaaaggttgttggacccttttattagtattttGTAGACCAACTAAATAATCTCCCTAAATATCTCCTAATAATTATCATATGTATAATTCTGAATTCAAATATCATTAATATCCTTTTTTGTGCAACCATCATAAACATCCTTAGAATATCATAATATACATCTACGACAGCTACATAAATATTCGTTGATagtattacttttatttttctacGTAATAGTTGCCATATGTCAACAACAAGATGTTACCATATATAATACATTAGTATTTCATGAGAATTATAGTGTCTTCATTCTAATTTTAATCGACAGCTAAATACATCACCAAAACCGAAATTATATCAAGacataatcataaaactttATGTACatatatctatactaataaaaaatgAATCATTCTTAAAATCTACTATAAAAAGATTGTTGAACCAATgtataactattttattatattgatcCTACCACTAATTATTCTAACCATACATATTTTTGAATACTTCAAATGGCTCCTATTATTACTCCTTAGTTCATGTGATACACttcttttctaaaatattttaacaccTCTACAATTATGGTTGTTATGAAATATTGTTATAGAGTGACAGATCTTGGAAACTTTTTAATTGGGAGCACaactaaaaacttataaatttgATGGGGCATTATCATAGAATTTGAGCTCATTACTtcaaaaaaactcaagatttgagctaaatacttaaataaaaaaaatagacctACATCCGGCTCTGTTGTTATACACCATATTTTATGCTTAATATAAACCTACAGAATTTACACattattaccaaaaatataatattaccaaaaatataatttaacaatTTTGAAAGTTTACCGAAACCCAAAACTATAACCAAAAATCACAttagaaacttaaaaaaaatatttgtaatactgaaaacatatatgaaataccaaaatatacataatatacataaaatattttaggtacTTTGGGTACCCGAACTTGAATAGAGATCCACAGGTCCAAAAATAATACCTAATAGATTTTTGCTCCATTCAGAACCTAAACCTGTATTTTTGTATTAGTTTTAGTTCAGTTTTTGGGTCTGGGTATATATAAGATACAAGAGTGTACAtacaaaaatcttaaataaactaattcataatttatgtaattttttttaaaaaattccttACTCGATATTACGACTTAAAATAGtaataacaacaataataacaataataataataattatacgattttataacataataatatgcaaaattccaaaatatcggatttatatcaaaaaaattttataacctaaataaacccgcgcttcaAAAGCGCAGGTCAGAATctagttaaatattaaaataataacatttggAGAGAGAGTATCATGTAAAGTTCTCTGCACAAGATTTCTAAAACTGTTTTAAAACTTGTGTTGCCATATGTTATGATATAAATGGCTTCtcatttacaaataaaataaattttaatgagacaattctattattttattaatattattatttaatggtTTATATGCTGAGATTTAGaacttcaacttttttttttggtaaaaatgttaatatattaGTACCAAGGTTTTTCGTTTTTGACAGAATTACAGCAGCGACAAAAAACGGAGAAAGAAAATAAGAACCTAAACACGGCCACAATCTTAACTATAACGAGGCAGACATAACAACCACAATTGAAACTCCGAAGCTCAACCAAGTCCGCACCAACAGCTTGCCGCAAAAGGATGAGCCAAGTTCAACCGAGAGTCGAGATCCCGGTAATTTTGGCCTCTCCGGTGATCCGCTCTTAAACGTAATGGGCCAACCGAGAATAGCTCGCGGAGGGCTTCAAAGCACCTGCCTGCAAGAATATAAAACCACATCGATTAAATCAAGAAAGTGCAAGTTCAAGCACTGTCTCGAATTTGGATCGTGAAGATCTTGGGGATGTTACTGCATTTCAGATGAATGCTGGCGAAGATCTCGACTAGGATGATCTCACTTAAAGATTCTCCTCTTTGTACAGATTAAGACTCCTACAGTTTTCTTATGTTCAAGCCAGAGTACTTaaagaaagttatcattttggtCAGATCCTTGGTTATGTGAATGATTTGATTATAAAGGCTCTGAATTCAGTTTTGTGCTTTTTTCTATACTAAAACCCACTTGAGCACTCTTTCAAGcctttgttttaatttgttaaatctTCTGGTCATACATGTTTAACATATGCTGGTAATTTCTTCTGGTCATACAGTGTAATTAGTAGAATTAGGCATTGGGAATTTGATGGAGGATGACCCAACCTCCTTGGTGTTAGCCTCGGATTCTTCTTTAACGTCTCCTATGGTAATTGATATTCTGCGGTTGTCTTCTCACATACTCGATTTGATATCTCTCGtgtttgctctgataccaaatatataatctcgatctcaagaacacaaaataataactcaaactcaaactctttaTTGCTTTAGAAAActcactcaaaaactaaagctctcaactCTCACAACTTATAAGTTTTGCTACAGCCTAGCATCTCCTTATATAACCACAtatcttttctaaactcattAGGTAAACACATATTGAAAATTTCTTAATCTATAACTCAATAGTATTAGGTTGCTTGCTTCTCAAGCTACTTCAAGCTTATCTCAACATGCTTCAATTATTTCATGATAATCTGATCTAGCGACGACCTCTTGTACTTGTAAGTCCAGAACAGTTCTCATTGCCCATCTGTTACCCTCAGTTCAGCTATCATTCGATTAGGTGATTGAGTGATATCATCTCTTGCATGGTGCGTAACTTGCCATCATGATTTCGTGTTATCCACGCTCTATGTAAGTGAGCATTTCTCCAGTTCGCATTGATATTCCACTTTACGACTCCACTGAGTGGAGGAGTCCATTTATCATGGTTTCCAAATCCACAGCCAGCCTATTGTTGGGCAGTCATAGTAAACCATTGCCCAACTTCATccttcatgttttttttatcactcTTTCCACCAACTCCTGGGTTGAAGCATAGAGAATATAGTCCCAAGTAACCATGGAATGGAACCAAGCGTATCACCTTGTGTGGCTTATTTCGGTCTTCCAACAGGTTGAACACAAAAGTGCAGTTCAATTCAAACGATTAATGCATAACTGTACTGCAAAGGGTAATACCTGCAGTCAGATGACCATTTGAAattcttttcatttttgtctGTAGGATTCATGCTTTTCTGAAAATGATCAGAACATAACTGCTATCAGGTTGCTCGCAGCCTATAATGAAAGCTACATCGATCAAATCAAGAAAGTGCAAGTTCAAGGGCTGTCTCGAATTTGGTGAAGATCTCGACTAGGATGATCTCACTTAAAGATTCTCCTCTTTGTAAAGATTAAGACTCCTACACTTTGCTTATGTTCAAGCCAGAGTACTTAAAGACTGCTATCATTTTGGTCCGATCCTTGGTTATGTGAATGATTTGATATGAAGGCTCTGAATTAAGTTTTGTGCTTGTTTCTATACTAAAACCCACTTGAGAACTCTTTCAAgccttttttaatttgttaaagtCTTCTGGTCATACATGTTTAATATATGCTGGTAATTTCTTCATTTGCGGTAATGTTAGCGAAACCATCGTAAATCTGCGTATCAATATCATCTTCGTAACTAGTTTTGTTGTTCACTGCTATAGTTTCACTCTTATTTCTTTTATGAACACCAAATAACCATTTGGATTTTCCAGACAcagtaaaacctctataaattaatactcgataaattaataatttctataaattaataaattttgtcggTCCTAACTTGGGCCGGTTCAAAATTGacataaatcgataaaataataagataatttttttttagaaaattatatgtaaatatatggtcccattaaaattatgaattaataatttatatgtatacataataaattatattgtttgttttatattcacaatgaaattatttttatattttcttaacagttaatatgtttttgatgagatttagtgtTATTATATCGAAAACTAGTTGATTATCCGCACCTTGTGCggactaataatatatatatacttaacaACATTTGTTTCATAGTTGTATTTATGGGATGTAGATGTTGGAAAAATCTTATAGTAATAATCTAATTAGGAAATTTCGATTTGAAgttaaaactttatatatatataaacattattcAACTTTGATATTCATGTTGGTAATCAatgtatataaactatatatatatataattaatgtatttgttgactgaaaagaaaagaattatAAACAATCACAACATAATATTGGTCATTAAAATTGGTAGATATTATTGGTGGATATTATTAATATCAATtgtcaatatttatttattaattaaatgttcTAAATATCTTGAtgagtttatatattaaaatatatatatttaaccaaCAGTATATATATCAGTTGAATAAGTTAATATTTATTCATTATCTTAAATatcattatatttattaattaaaattgtaaataattatattaattaaattaatgatttataCTAAAATCAGGATTatattaactaaattaatgatttttcctaaaatcatggagaagatgacaagtaagcaaatttacttctcaaataataataataataataatataggtggatatttatttattaattaaatgatCTTAATAtcttgatatgtatatatattaaaatatatattttaaataatagtatatatatatatatcagttgaataatttaatgtttattgaatatcttaaatatcattatatttataaaataaaattttaaataattatattaattaaattagtgatttatcctaaaatatatttatttatttattcaatgtTCTAAATATCTTGATAagtatagatatttaaatatatatatatatatatatttaaataacagtatatatatatatatatcagttgaATAAATTAATGTTTATTGATTATCATAAATATCATTAtattaactaaattaaaattaaaataattatattaaataaattaatgatttatcttaaaattatGGAGAAGATGACAACTACGCAAattcactttttaaataataatatatatatgttgtcaaaaaaacaatatatatatatatatatcacatttaagttctatgcaatatatattatatacaccaaataatatagtaaaattaatataaatttcatatttcaaaaaagaataattaattctatatactaaaatcaaatattttcttatcttagaataaatatatcttaaaataagaattttaattaagaaattttttgaaaattaatatttctataaattaataaaatttcaaagtccaaacattattaatttatagaggttctactagtttttttttcaaattttgtttttccagATATCTATTTACCACGAACAACTTTGTACGTGAGACATGAATGAAAAGGAAGGAAATTTAGACATAAATCATAATTCCATTGAAGACAAACATGTATAGTACTTTtgttgattagttttttttcttggtttaaattataGTTTGATTTACTTAATTTAATTTGTTGGTCAGAATGATTTTGGTTTAATTCAATTGAAACTATTGTTctactaaaaaaaatcataatttaatgGTTAAATTAATCAGGTTTTCAATAACCAGTGTGGTTACCTGTGGCCAAAGAATTAACAAATATGTAGccaatgtaattttttttgtcaaattgcaTTAAATATGTGGTCAAtggataaataaatttatcaaaatataaaatcagtCAAATTAAGTAAATCTGCGATCAAAAGATAATAGATGTATCAAATTCAtattaaatcttttaaaaccTAAATAAATCTGTCAAAAATAGGTAAATCAATGGCCGAAGAAAAAAACTTAAtctatcaaattttataaaaatctgtTAAAATTAAGTAAATTTGTCGACAAATAAACTAAgtttaattaaatttgtaaaaaacatCATAAATCTGTGACCAAACGTGACAAATTTGTAGAAATCTAATTAGTTTATAGCATTTAAGATAAATCtgtcacaaaaaaataaaaataagtttgtAATTACATAAAACGTGAACAAAATAAGTCAACTAGTAATGTAATTTTCGTAGTTATtagttttatatcaaatgagCTAGGGGTAAAACATGTACGAAACTAAATtagtaattataataaaattagagTCTTTCTAGTAATCAACTAATGAATTAGGGTTGAACTAAAATTTCCccttaatttattaaaaatataattctaaatatttaaactatCTTTCTTACGTTGTATTCCGCCTAAAAATGTTTTTGCTGTCAACTCTCTTAGCGATTCCAGTGATCACTTTCGGCAATATGGACCATTTCATTTGATGAAAAAAAgatatgaagaagaaaaaaaaggaagaagattgTTGAACCAAAAAAGTTGAATCAATGTGATTCAATGTCACTCAATGTCAAAAACAATATCAGTTTAGATAAAATCATAAGGTTTTCTcagatttaaaacatagaatgcatataaaaaaaagaagataaaaaacgTATATGACGTTAGAGTATAAATTCTAATGTGTTTAGAACGTAGCATACATGTAAGGAGTAGTTATTTTATCAACGATATATGATAGAGTAAGAGATAGAACATAAATTAATGTTATCTATATTTTTCAACAATGAAGTAAAAAGCGTACAATATATGTTgtactttataataataaatacgTTTGGTTAGAACTGAGGTACCCATATTCTATATTTAGATATACCATAGAGAATACTTTAAAATATGAATAGTAACCTTTATAAAAGGTTGAAGCAATTAGAACATTTATTTAATCCTTGTAAATAGTTATAATATGCAATCTAGCAAATCTAGATCAACATATCCAAATTCTTTTTGgaaataaatttttgtattccaaaacttgtaaaataatataaggATCATATTgattttccataattttttatttatatttagttttaatatttttttggtattattaggataattattttaaaactactatttaatacaaaattataaagagACAAAAACATTCTCATTATGGCTTATTTTGTGGATTTCTCTTTtataaaaaggttaaaaagcAGACTAACAACTTGTTcttcactaaaaaaaaacttaaattctCAATTCAGTGTTTCCTAATTTGTGAATATATATTGCCTAAGTGATTTATTGACTATATTACTTCCATTTACAAAAgcaaaacacaaaaacatatcCAAAGCTTCCTTTTACCATGAAATCATCTATATAAACATCATTACTACTGAAGAAATAATTTATCATtccaagaaaaatattaaaaatgtcaGAGCCCAAAAATAAGAAGATCAAACACATTGACGAGCTGCCTGAAGATCTCACTGTAGAGCTGCCTGAACATCTGGTGGAGTACATCATATCAACATATTTGCCCATCCAATATGTTCTACAAAACCATGTTGTGTCCAAAACATTCAGGGAAGCAGCAATTCGATCCCGAGACCTTGATTTCGGCAGGATATACTCCAGGAGACGTAGTCAATCAGAGGTTGTACATATAATTGAAGAGATTTTTAATCAACACAAAGGATCAGAAATCAACCGATTTGTTCTGATTCTCAATCATATTGGCGTAGAGGATAAGGTACTCTCGTGGGTAAAAACATGCCTAAGTAAAAACATTCAAGAGCTGACGTTAAACTTCTCCAAATCCAAGAAAGTCATGGATCTCTCTGTTGATTTCTCGGCCATCGAGACACTAACTGTCTTGAATCTAAGGTGGTGTAAATTCGAAATACCGAATAATACCCCAAAGGGTTTAAGACTCTTGAGGACACTTGCGCTCATGAAGTCCAACGTAACACCAGAGATGATAGATGCAATATTCAGCAACTGCATTCACCTCGAGACGCTTGAACTAACCAGATGCATAACGCATGGGGTATTGAGCATCAATGCTCACAATCATAAGAAGTTCAAGGAACTGGTCCTGTATTGTATGCCTAATCGCTTGCAAATCATTTTAGATGCACCTACTCTTGAATGCTACAAGTATGAAGGATTTGTTAGGATTCTTGACTTTTCAAAAGTGGACGCACTTAAGGAGGCGAAACTCCATTATATCCAGAATTACAATTGGCGTTATTACGATTCGTCTAACATGGTGCTTGCTAACATGGTGGCCTATACAGGAGTTCATGTCCTCTCAACGACAAATATCTTTCTTGAGGTAAACTTTTTCGAATTTActtttcttatatttataaaagtgtTTCCTGTTTTTATTGCAATGTCTGAGGAAAATTTATATAAGGTATCATTTTTCCACAAAATGAAATATAGGATAACTTTACAGATAGAGACACTCTTGAGTGAATTTTTAGAGTTCCTTCTGCAGTTTTGCACAAATTCTTTAGGTGATCAACTGATCATGATAGAGGATGTTCATCTTAGATAGACTATGCAACATTCACATGCGTTTGTTTCCTGTGTTTATATAACTcactttgttttgtttataactTTGGCAGTCTTGGTTTACGTACATGAATTTTTATGTTTCCTTTGACATGTATATATAGGCATTCAAGGAAAGATACATAGAGGGAGAAATGAGAAGCcccattttcaaatttttgaactTGAAAGAATTCAGTATTCTTTTTAAAGCTCCAAACTTGTGTACTCTTTATCACATTTCTGAATTCCTCAAAAGATCCCCTAAGGTCGAAAAGGTTTTGATCGATGTACGTATCTCTCTATCTATCTCAAAATCAATAATTCTCTAACTCTAATTAAGTTCATTAAAATTCTCGTTTGGTAAGTGCAGATTAAGGAGTTCACATTTGAACCTGGTATGCTTTGGATAATTCATCAAATGTCATATATGGAGAGCAGCAACTGCGAGTTTAACTCTATCAAGGAAGTCACGATTGATGGCTACAAAAACCATTGGCATGAGCTTGATATAGTGGAGTTCTTTTGCAGGCACGCAAAATCGCTAAAGAAGTTGAAGTTGATCATTCCAAAAAACGTTAAGAAAAGAGCTCGCGGACTCGATTATGCTAGGCTGGATTACCTAAAAAGCAGATTTACAGGTGTTATAGTGGAAGTTTAAATTCAGGATATGACCAAGCATGGCAAACTATAATAGCTCTTCTGATgtgttttttctaaaaaaaaatttaatgttattttctgAGATTTGAActcttttgtttttagttttggtAATGTTTAAGCTATAAACTATGTCATGATCCGCGTAACCTCGCAGATTTCTTTTCTAGCGAAtggaataaaacatataaaaatataaataatatgatGTGTGgtgttatataattttgttctataatatttatttatctaaattaattaacattattttaatttatacaaaacTAATAGTGAATcagttattttataaatctgtcGAAATATTAGGAAAGTAAAACTAATGAATTTGTTAGTTTATAAACAGACAAAATGGATATattaaattgaaaaacataCAAAACAATAATTAAGTTCAAATGAATGTTTATGTTTAAATAGTATAAGATTTATTGGAATCATTGATATCAAAGTGGTTTTGGTCTAATTTGCTCATAAACTACTCATACAAAAAAGTTTAGAGTCATATAAAATTGGAAAAACAATAATAGATGCTAAATTTTATTACaatcaataattatttcttATTGTGAAATTACTATAAATTACTGTTAGTAATTTGTTTAGCATCCATTAAGTAAGAAATCAACGTTGGTCAGTATTACTTCATTCATGCTTCAGTTGGTAAAAAttagaagaagaacaaataagAGGGAACACAATGCTCCTTAAAAATTTACACCATTGGGAGAAAAATAATTTGAACATCCAAActtgtttttcttcttgttcACGAGAAAAGCAGTGATATAAACAATGAGAAAAAGTGATGAAATCAAAGAGAATAGACTTGGAACTGCGAAGATAACAACATCCTTTTGACTTCGGAAAACCCAGATA
The Brassica napus cultivar Da-Ae chromosome A1, Da-Ae, whole genome shotgun sequence DNA segment above includes these coding regions:
- the LOC106422497 gene encoding putative FBD-associated F-box protein At1g61330, whose product is MSEPKNKKIKHIDELPEDLTVELPEHLVEYIISTYLPIQYVLQNHVVSKTFREAAIRSRDLDFGRIYSRRRSQSEVVHIIEEIFNQHKGSEINRFVLILNHIGVEDKVLSWVKTCLSKNIQELTLNFSKSKKVMDLSVDFSAIETLTVLNLRWCKFEIPNNTPKGLRLLRTLALMKSNVTPEMIDAIFSNCIHLETLELTRCITHGVLSINAHNHKKFKELVLYCMPNRLQIILDAPTLECYKYEGFVRILDFSKVDALKEAKLHYIQNYNWRYYDSSNMVLANMVAYTGVHVLSTTNIFLEAFKERYIEGEMRSPIFKFLNLKEFSILFKAPNLCTLYHISEFLKRSPKVEKVLIDIKEFTFEPGMLWIIHQMSYMESSNCEFNSIKEVTIDGYKNHWHELDIVEFFCRHAKSLKKLKLIIPKNVKKRARGLDYARLDYLKSRFTGVIVEV